A genomic segment from Fibrobacter sp. encodes:
- a CDS encoding NADH-quinone oxidoreductase subunit D has protein sequence MIVLDPNGEKLNLMALNVGPTHPATHHCVRLLAALDGETIVAGVHEIGFMHRGFEKMVERGTWQQALPYTDRLNYCSAMMNNIAFVRTVEKMFDIEIPERAKVLRVIVNELSRINDHFICVAAAFQDLGGTTPFMYAFNPREEIMLIWEKLTGARLTNSYARIGGMYRDTYNGFEEDVLAACTSVEKALKDLHACLDRNRIFLDRTVGIGKISKERAISYGWTGPVLRATGVASDLRKDEPYYDYETYDFEVVVGTQGDANDRLQVRLAEIEESVKIVRQALKRLAPGPIDIVDPRIRVPNHKLAYQDMEGLIGRFKSVYEGIRVPEGEFYCGTECANGELGFTIVSDGSGHPYRIKARSPSFAHVSAFAELVEGLTMADSMAILPGLNMIAGELDR, from the coding sequence ATGATCGTATTAGATCCTAATGGCGAAAAGCTGAACCTGATGGCTCTGAACGTGGGTCCGACCCATCCGGCAACCCACCACTGCGTGCGCTTGCTCGCAGCTCTCGACGGCGAAACCATCGTGGCTGGTGTTCACGAAATCGGTTTCATGCACCGTGGCTTTGAAAAGATGGTTGAACGCGGTACCTGGCAGCAGGCTCTCCCGTACACCGACCGTCTCAACTACTGCTCTGCAATGATGAACAACATTGCATTTGTTCGCACTGTAGAAAAGATGTTCGATATCGAGATCCCGGAACGCGCAAAGGTGCTCCGCGTTATCGTTAACGAACTTTCCCGTATCAACGACCATTTCATCTGCGTCGCTGCTGCATTCCAGGACTTGGGCGGTACCACTCCGTTCATGTACGCTTTCAACCCCCGTGAAGAAATCATGCTCATTTGGGAAAAGCTCACTGGCGCACGTTTGACCAACAGCTACGCACGTATCGGCGGTATGTACCGCGATACCTACAATGGTTTCGAAGAAGACGTTCTCGCTGCTTGCACTTCCGTGGAAAAGGCTCTCAAGGACCTCCACGCTTGCTTGGACCGTAACCGTATCTTCCTGGATCGTACCGTTGGTATCGGCAAGATCTCCAAGGAACGCGCAATCAGCTACGGCTGGACCGGCCCCGTGCTCCGTGCAACCGGCGTCGCAAGCGACCTCCGCAAGGATGAACCGTACTACGATTATGAAACCTACGACTTCGAAGTTGTCGTAGGCACCCAGGGCGACGCAAACGACCGTCTCCAGGTTCGTCTCGCTGAAATCGAAGAATCTGTGAAGATCGTCCGTCAGGCTCTCAAGCGCTTGGCTCCGGGCCCCATCGACATCGTCGATCCGCGCATCCGCGTGCCGAACCACAAGCTTGCTTACCAGGATATGGAAGGCCTTATCGGTCGCTTCAAGAGCGTTTACGAAGGCATCCGCGTACCGGAAGGCGAATTCTACTGCGGTACCGAATGTGCCAACGGTGAACTCGGCTTCACCATCGTTTCTGATGGTTCCGGTCATCCGTACCGTATCAAGGCTCGTTCCCCCAGCTTCGCACACGTTTCCGCATTTGCAGAACTGGTGGAAGGTCTCACCATGGCTGACTCCATGGCAATCCTTCCGGGCCTCAACATGATTGCAGGAGAACTTGACCGATGA
- a CDS encoding NAD(P)H-dependent oxidoreductase subunit E, producing the protein MREHIQGAVHFVANNNLKFDRPAEPIPALPDPAETFGHVHKAQPQPSPKEVLDKLSTPEIKERCADLLSRYPEGQGALLEVLWLVQGVFGWVPTEGIRWAANVCGCAPAHAMGVATFYTMYNHAPKGKFMLQFCRNISCAIKGAQPLIKYVENKLGIKSGETTADGMFTILQVECLGSCGNGPMMLVNDDFATDVVDGQLKMKRGTTLTEASIDRIVDWCKAHANNVPKHDVLGGTVKGHCGHPGAPGATAKPQVADYAPPSPVLAVKAEADETGATLTWKGAPEFTKIVVEKKNGSEWVAVGEPGVKDKAFVDAAGKVGDEYRMIATSGERVAKPSNVAVTTQKPVPEEKAV; encoded by the coding sequence ATGAGAGAACATATTCAAGGCGCAGTTCACTTTGTCGCCAACAATAACTTGAAGTTCGATCGTCCGGCAGAACCGATCCCGGCTCTCCCGGATCCGGCCGAAACTTTTGGCCATGTCCATAAGGCTCAGCCGCAGCCGTCCCCGAAGGAAGTGCTGGACAAGCTCTCCACTCCCGAAATCAAGGAACGTTGCGCAGACCTCCTGAGCCGCTACCCGGAAGGCCAGGGCGCACTTCTCGAAGTGCTTTGGCTCGTGCAGGGCGTGTTCGGCTGGGTTCCGACTGAAGGTATCCGCTGGGCTGCTAACGTCTGCGGTTGCGCTCCGGCTCACGCAATGGGCGTCGCTACTTTCTACACCATGTACAATCACGCTCCCAAGGGCAAGTTCATGTTGCAGTTCTGCCGCAACATCAGCTGCGCCATCAAGGGTGCTCAGCCCCTCATCAAGTATGTGGAAAACAAGCTCGGTATCAAGTCCGGCGAAACCACTGCTGATGGCATGTTCACCATCCTTCAGGTCGAATGCCTCGGTTCCTGCGGCAACGGCCCCATGATGCTGGTGAACGACGATTTCGCAACTGACGTTGTTGATGGTCAGCTCAAGATGAAGCGTGGCACTACTCTTACCGAAGCTTCCATCGATCGCATTGTCGATTGGTGCAAGGCCCACGCAAACAACGTTCCCAAGCACGACGTGCTGGGCGGCACTGTTAAGGGCCACTGCGGTCATCCGGGCGCTCCGGGTGCAACTGCAAAGCCGCAGGTTGCTGACTACGCTCCTCCTTCTCCGGTTCTCGCCGTGAAGGCTGAAGCTGATGAAACTGGCGCAACCCTCACTTGGAAGGGCGCTCCGGAATTCACCAAGATCGTTGTTGAAAAGAAGAACGGTTCTGAATGGGTCGCCGTTGGCGAACCCGGCGTTAAGGACAAGGCTTTCGTCGACGCAGCCGGTAAGGTTGGTGACGAATACCGCATGATCGCCACCTCTGGCGAACGCGTGGCTAAGCCCTCCAATGTCGCTGTTACCACTCAAAAGCCGGTTCCGGAAGAAAAGGCGGTTTAA
- the nuoF gene encoding NADH-quinone oxidoreductase subunit NuoF yields MAECVKVCTENFGKGAQDIEVYKKLGGYANISERLFNMSQFELIDYVQRSNLRGRGGAGFPTGMKWSFVPRGTGKPVYIVVNADEGEGGTFKDHFLMLEDPHRLIEGLIIAAWALGSRAAYIYCRGEFLPCIESLNKALNQAYAAGYLGENICGTKFCFDIFVHRGAGAYICGEETALINSLEGQKGQPRLKPPFPAVSGAWKSPTCVNNVETIMALPWILQHDPSEYAKMGTPRAGGTKVFCISGDVKNPGVYEAPLGTPMMTMINEYAGGVVGGKLKAVLPGGSSCAPLTAEEAAVATMDYECLASMKTMFGSGAMIVINDTHNMVDLLNVLGNFYSHESCGQCTPCREGTGLLHRILNLIVDGKGHDGDVELMQSLTGGFGGVTICPLSVSLGGPVASYSTKFRADFDEYIAKNPDHAKPRVQETYRPGIFW; encoded by the coding sequence ATGGCAGAATGCGTAAAAGTTTGTACAGAAAACTTTGGCAAGGGCGCCCAGGACATCGAAGTCTACAAGAAGCTGGGTGGCTACGCTAACATTTCTGAACGCTTGTTCAATATGAGCCAGTTCGAACTCATCGACTACGTGCAGCGCTCCAATCTGCGTGGCCGTGGCGGTGCAGGCTTCCCCACTGGCATGAAGTGGAGCTTCGTTCCCCGCGGTACCGGCAAGCCGGTGTACATCGTGGTGAACGCTGACGAAGGCGAAGGCGGTACCTTCAAGGACCACTTCCTCATGCTGGAAGATCCTCATCGCTTGATCGAAGGTTTGATCATTGCCGCTTGGGCTCTCGGTTCCCGCGCAGCTTACATCTACTGCCGTGGCGAATTCCTGCCCTGCATCGAAAGCCTCAACAAGGCTTTGAACCAGGCTTATGCCGCTGGCTACCTTGGCGAAAATATCTGCGGAACCAAGTTCTGCTTCGATATCTTCGTACACCGTGGCGCTGGCGCCTACATTTGCGGTGAAGAAACCGCACTCATTAACTCTCTCGAAGGCCAGAAGGGTCAGCCCCGCTTGAAGCCGCCTTTCCCGGCTGTTAGCGGTGCCTGGAAGAGCCCCACCTGCGTGAACAACGTAGAAACCATCATGGCTCTCCCCTGGATCCTGCAGCACGATCCTAGCGAATACGCTAAGATGGGTACTCCCCGTGCAGGCGGTACCAAGGTGTTCTGCATTTCTGGTGACGTAAAGAATCCGGGCGTTTATGAAGCTCCTCTCGGAACTCCCATGATGACCATGATCAACGAATACGCCGGTGGCGTCGTCGGTGGCAAGCTGAAGGCTGTGCTCCCGGGCGGTTCCTCCTGCGCTCCGCTGACTGCAGAAGAAGCTGCTGTGGCCACCATGGATTACGAATGCTTGGCCTCCATGAAGACCATGTTCGGTTCCGGTGCTATGATTGTCATCAACGACACTCATAACATGGTTGATCTCCTCAACGTTCTCGGTAACTTCTATAGCCACGAATCCTGCGGCCAGTGCACTCCCTGCCGCGAAGGTACCGGTCTTCTGCACCGTATCCTCAACCTCATCGTCGATGGCAAGGGCCACGATGGCGACGTTGAACTCATGCAGAGCCTTACTGGTGGTTTTGGCGGCGTGACCATCTGTCCGCTGTCCGTTTCCCTGGGCGGTCCTGTAGCTTCCTACAGCACCAAGTTCCGTGCAGACTTTGACGAATACATCGCAAAGAACCCGGATCACGCAAAGCCCCGTGTACAAGAAACTTATCGTCCTGGAATCTTCTGGTAA
- a CDS encoding 2Fe-2S iron-sulfur cluster-binding protein: protein MPKLPTENSPKVEIFVDDKAVMVPGDTNLLEALKAVGIETPHVCYHPYLPVSGNCRQCLVEQEGPRGRMLVIACYTPVAPGMKIYTPASSARVKNARKATQEFMLVNHPLDCPICDKAGECTLQENYMEAGQNEGRMRPEYGKNYHGNPAHQFIDSKGQVRGGKHVDIGPRILLDEERCVQCDRCVRFMRTIAKDEQLQLAGRADHTYISTFPGEKLDHEYDLCVTDVCPTGAMTAKYFRFQKRVWLLSHTPTISMDDSLGANIWLDHADGRIYRMMPRCNPEVNRSWISNTTRLAFQTFSENRLPAMGLKVIKEEMGEGKVAIVAGGACTIEDLAAIKLLKDTLGDKAEVFGGTFKKVGSPDGIAMSGDPMANRAGFKLMGIADDNLADLVKRAGEFNVLLTVNADLFGEDAAAAKGLEKIATRIALSAFDDETAKKSTLAFGIKHWSEVQGTMVNCNNLLQKLNAAPTCPDADLRPAYEVISELAGKPFTSAFEAFKKAGEYASVLAGLAYDSIKSTGKLLEGGNA from the coding sequence ATGCCGAAACTCCCGACCGAAAACAGCCCGAAGGTGGAAATCTTCGTGGATGACAAGGCCGTGATGGTTCCTGGCGACACAAACCTCCTCGAAGCCCTCAAGGCTGTCGGGATCGAAACTCCTCACGTCTGTTACCATCCGTATCTTCCGGTTTCCGGTAACTGCCGTCAGTGCCTCGTTGAACAGGAAGGCCCCCGCGGTCGTATGCTGGTCATTGCCTGCTACACTCCTGTTGCCCCGGGCATGAAGATCTACACTCCTGCATCCTCCGCACGCGTCAAGAACGCCCGTAAGGCAACTCAGGAATTCATGCTGGTGAACCACCCGCTGGATTGCCCGATTTGCGACAAGGCTGGCGAATGCACCCTGCAGGAAAACTACATGGAAGCTGGCCAGAACGAAGGCCGCATGCGTCCGGAATATGGTAAGAACTACCACGGTAATCCGGCTCACCAGTTCATTGACTCCAAGGGTCAGGTCCGCGGTGGTAAGCATGTGGACATCGGCCCCCGCATTCTTCTCGACGAAGAACGCTGCGTTCAGTGCGACCGTTGCGTACGTTTCATGCGCACCATCGCCAAGGACGAACAGCTGCAGCTCGCTGGCCGCGCCGACCATACCTACATCTCTACTTTCCCTGGCGAAAAGCTGGACCACGAATATGACCTCTGCGTCACCGACGTGTGCCCCACTGGCGCCATGACTGCAAAGTACTTCCGTTTCCAGAAGCGCGTATGGCTCCTGAGCCACACTCCGACCATCTCCATGGACGACTCCCTGGGTGCAAACATCTGGTTGGACCACGCCGACGGCCGCATCTACCGTATGATGCCCCGCTGCAACCCGGAAGTGAACCGCAGCTGGATCTCTAACACCACCCGTCTCGCATTCCAGACCTTCAGCGAAAACCGCTTGCCGGCTATGGGCCTCAAGGTGATCAAGGAAGAAATGGGCGAGGGCAAGGTCGCAATCGTCGCTGGTGGCGCCTGCACCATCGAAGACTTGGCAGCTATCAAGCTCCTCAAGGATACTCTTGGTGACAAGGCTGAAGTCTTCGGCGGCACCTTCAAGAAGGTTGGCTCTCCGGACGGCATCGCTATGAGCGGTGACCCCATGGCAAACCGCGCAGGCTTCAAGCTCATGGGCATTGCCGACGACAACCTGGCTGACCTCGTCAAGCGCGCTGGTGAATTCAACGTTCTCCTCACCGTCAACGCCGACCTCTTCGGTGAAGACGCTGCCGCTGCCAAGGGCCTGGAAAAGATCGCAACTCGCATTGCTCTTTCCGCCTTTGACGACGAAACCGCCAAGAAGTCCACTCTCGCCTTCGGTATCAAGCACTGGAGCGAAGTCCAGGGTACCATGGTCAACTGCAACAACCTCCTCCAGAAGTTGAATGCAGCCCCGACCTGCCCGGATGCAGATCTCCGCCCGGCTTACGAAGTGATTTCTGAACTTGCTGGCAAGCCTTTCACAAGCGCATTCGAAGCCTTCAAGAAGGCAGGCGAATACGCATCTGTTCTCGCTGGTCTCGCATACGATTCCATCAAGAGCACTGGCAAGCTCCTCGAAGGAGGTAACGCATAA
- a CDS encoding NADH-quinone oxidoreductase subunit H — protein MDIIESKSWVEWLITIAKFAFCFVPVLYILLLIPMERRGAGFMQDRQGPNRSYIKIPYFGKIRLFGYVQNMCDGAKLFFKEMFAPKGANKILYYAAPAIPFAIVFLSPCVIPWFGPMVFDWAGEVVRIPGSIVDSDVGVLLLFGLSSLSAYGAVLAGWASKSKYSYLGSLRTTAMTVSYEVCLGLSLMGVLLLAGSFNLTDIVSWQEHHVWGIVAQPIAFICFLIASIAETGRAPFDVAEGEPELVAGYHTEYGAMHFGLFYMGEYSHICINSFLIATLFLGGYSIPFVTTETIQAHMGGSLAILCWVLAFLALAFLHMVHRYSKKLAATKQTHRFEVLREYRLYNIVGWLAVIVLIAAGACSWMFFTPEVAHTAAGVNTLGTALGTAAIHLLVLVVKSIMFCWVWIWVRWTLPRFRYDHVMNLGWKVILNIALVNLVVTAIAAKLLGGN, from the coding sequence ATGGATATCATCGAATCCAAATCCTGGGTTGAATGGCTGATCACGATTGCGAAGTTCGCCTTCTGCTTCGTGCCGGTCCTTTACATCCTTCTTTTGATCCCTATGGAACGTCGTGGCGCCGGCTTCATGCAAGACCGTCAGGGCCCGAACCGCTCCTACATCAAGATCCCGTACTTCGGTAAGATCCGTTTGTTCGGTTACGTACAGAACATGTGCGACGGCGCCAAGCTGTTCTTCAAGGAAATGTTCGCTCCCAAGGGTGCAAACAAGATCCTTTACTACGCAGCTCCGGCAATTCCGTTTGCCATCGTCTTCCTCTCTCCCTGCGTCATTCCTTGGTTTGGTCCCATGGTTTTCGACTGGGCTGGCGAAGTTGTGCGTATCCCGGGCTCCATCGTTGATTCCGACGTCGGCGTCCTCCTCCTCTTCGGTCTTTCCTCTCTGTCCGCATACGGTGCAGTCCTGGCTGGCTGGGCTTCCAAGTCCAAGTACAGCTACCTCGGTTCTCTCCGTACTACCGCAATGACCGTCAGCTACGAAGTCTGCCTGGGCCTCTCCCTCATGGGCGTGCTCCTCTTGGCAGGTTCCTTCAACCTGACCGACATCGTTAGCTGGCAGGAACACCACGTTTGGGGTATCGTTGCACAGCCCATCGCCTTCATCTGCTTCCTCATCGCTAGCATCGCCGAAACCGGCCGTGCTCCCTTCGACGTTGCAGAAGGTGAACCGGAACTGGTTGCAGGTTACCACACCGAATATGGTGCTATGCACTTCGGTCTTTTCTACATGGGCGAATACTCCCACATCTGCATCAACAGCTTCCTTATCGCAACGCTGTTCCTCGGTGGCTACTCCATCCCGTTCGTGACTACTGAAACCATTCAGGCTCACATGGGTGGCTCTCTCGCTATCCTCTGCTGGGTGTTGGCATTCCTCGCTCTCGCATTCCTCCACATGGTACATCGCTACTCCAAGAAGCTGGCTGCCACCAAGCAGACCCACCGCTTCGAAGTTCTCCGCGAATACCGTCTGTACAACATTGTTGGCTGGCTCGCAGTTATCGTTCTCATCGCCGCTGGTGCTTGCTCCTGGATGTTCTTCACTCCGGAAGTTGCCCACACCGCTGCTGGTGTTAACACCCTCGGTACCGCTCTCGGTACTGCTGCTATCCACCTCTTGGTTCTCGTGGTCAAGAGCATCATGTTCTGCTGGGTCTGGATCTGGGTCCGTTGGACTCTCCCGCGCTTCCGTTATGACCATGTCATGAACCTGGGCTGGAAGGTTATCCTGAACATCGCTCTCGTTAACCTTGTTGTCACCGCTATTGCTGCAAAGCTCTTGGGAGGTAACTAA
- a CDS encoding NADH-quinone oxidoreductase subunit I has protein sequence MARVIKQKPMNWVERLYVYECLRGLFTTLKHAARGFFRYEQLPTISYPEGQPDIPSNYRAKHRLMLRADGTPRCVACGMCAAACPAHCIFIEATKSDDPRIEKRVMRFDIDHLVCVFCGLCVEACPVDALRMDTKQIVFEHRTREEFVAHLEDLTNWDPKDYPEDAQSQMAPGGTKNAEARKVWGMEVK, from the coding sequence ATGGCTCGCGTTATTAAACAGAAACCCATGAACTGGGTTGAACGCCTTTACGTTTACGAATGTCTCCGTGGCTTGTTCACCACGTTGAAGCATGCCGCTCGCGGTTTCTTCCGTTACGAACAGCTGCCGACCATTTCCTATCCGGAAGGCCAGCCGGACATTCCCAGCAACTACCGCGCTAAGCACCGCTTGATGCTCCGCGCCGACGGTACTCCCCGTTGCGTTGCCTGCGGCATGTGCGCTGCAGCTTGCCCTGCTCACTGCATTTTCATCGAAGCAACCAAGAGCGACGATCCGCGTATCGAAAAGCGCGTGATGCGTTTCGACATCGACCACCTGGTCTGCGTATTCTGCGGCCTCTGCGTCGAAGCTTGCCCGGTTGATGCACTCCGCATGGACACCAAGCAAATCGTATTTGAACACCGTACCCGCGAAGAATTCGTGGCTCATCTCGAAGACCTCACCAACTGGGATCCGAAGGATTACCCCGAAGATGCACAGAGCCAGATGGCTCCGGGCGGTACCAAGAATGCCGAGGCCCGCAAGGTCTGGGGCATGGAGGTTAAATAA
- a CDS encoding NADH-quinone oxidoreductase subunit J, with the protein MLALIYFIILAVVAVGSAICVLLSKHPLYGALSLVVSMLSLAGIYGLLGSPFIGVVQVMVYAGAIMMLLTFVIMVLNAAKDSKTPMFDKVSLFVIPAALVLAGLVGFVLVRSGIAFDATTLRGSVKFTSETLFNLSQTGPGYFVLFEVIGLLLLSAMGAAVLMAKKRLGTDNEEEK; encoded by the coding sequence ATGCTCGCATTGATTTACTTCATTATCCTGGCAGTCGTCGCAGTTGGCTCCGCTATCTGCGTGCTCCTCTCCAAGCACCCCCTCTACGGTGCACTTTCCCTCGTCGTGTCCATGCTTTCTCTCGCTGGCATCTACGGTCTTCTGGGCAGCCCCTTCATCGGTGTTGTCCAGGTGATGGTCTACGCAGGCGCAATCATGATGCTCCTGACCTTCGTGATCATGGTGCTTAACGCCGCCAAGGACAGCAAGACTCCCATGTTCGACAAGGTTTCCCTCTTCGTGATTCCCGCAGCCCTGGTGCTGGCTGGTCTCGTCGGTTTCGTGCTGGTTCGCTCCGGCATCGCTTTCGACGCCACCACCCTCCGCGGCTCCGTGAAGTTCACTTCCGAAACCCTTTTCAACCTCTCTCAGACTGGTCCGGGTTACTTCGTCCTGTTCGAAGTCATCGGCCTTCTGCTCCTCTCCGCTATGGGTGCTGCTGTTCTCATGGCTAAGAAGCGTCTGGGTACCGACAACGAGGAGGAAAAATAA
- the nuoK gene encoding NADH-quinone oxidoreductase subunit NuoK, with the protein MELQAMYVQILALVIFAIGLIVAISRRNVFFVLMGVELALNAVNLSFVGFAKTLPADLSAAGQIVPLFTIAVAAAEACVGLAMVIMIFRNRESVDADTFTNLKG; encoded by the coding sequence ATGGAACTCCAAGCTATGTACGTTCAGATTCTGGCCCTGGTGATTTTCGCCATCGGCCTCATCGTGGCCATTTCCCGCCGCAACGTGTTCTTCGTGCTCATGGGTGTTGAACTCGCCCTGAATGCAGTGAACCTCTCCTTCGTCGGTTTCGCAAAGACCTTGCCCGCCGACCTGAGCGCTGCTGGTCAGATCGTGCCGCTGTTCACCATCGCCGTCGCTGCTGCCGAAGCTTGCGTTGGCCTTGCCATGGTGATCATGATTTTCCGTAACCGCGAAAGTGTCGATGCTGACACCTTCACAAACTTGAAGGGGTAA
- the nuoL gene encoding NADH-quinone oxidoreductase subunit L — protein sequence MTNLPLWFIPLFPLIGCIVLGAIAVISSGEKKGPSEGFVGALSVLFPALAFVSVVLLSFNMPEDGIRSTLCNWIDIPMLKVDIGFLFDGLSRIMLLFVTGIGTLIALYSNGYMHGDRGFARFFAYINLFLFSMIVLVLSDSLLLTFLGWEGVGLCSYLLIGFWNHDVNNCKAANKAFIVNRVGDIGFLLGMLVLCTIGGSNILNYDALNAFIGMIMGSGNLEIVIPILSIAGLCFFIGCTGKSAQIPLLTWLPDAMAGPTPVSALIHAATMVTSGVYLLARLSTMFVQIPFVLDVITWIGLLTAFWAAVAGLFQNDIKKVLAYSTISQLGYMFMAAGVAAFDASIFHVFTHAFFKAALFLGAGAVIHSLAGEQDMRKMGGLLKKTPVTACVMIFAFLAIIGFPGFAGFWSKDLILERLYMSGPMGPFFYAAGLLTAVITAVYMGRLIVLTFFGSYRGSKESEEHIHEAPACMLFPMVVLAFGAIFAGYFWADSMGIKFFEESLAPVVGAAQQVLHHSEAHINPMVFAGLGTLAALLGMGIAWAKYGKARIPAAKGSSAPQGKMATWTFFWDYVHGVVITVVNAIAWVVDNCVDKLVQFAQWLVGGVAEILGDGAASFQVRKVRLQIALSIAGVAALVIVVLLTGGLI from the coding sequence ATGACTAATTTACCGCTTTGGTTTATTCCGCTCTTCCCGCTTATCGGCTGCATCGTTCTCGGCGCTATCGCCGTGATCTCCTCCGGTGAAAAGAAGGGCCCGTCCGAAGGCTTCGTCGGCGCACTCTCCGTGCTGTTCCCGGCTCTCGCTTTCGTAAGCGTTGTGCTGCTTTCCTTCAACATGCCCGAAGACGGCATCCGCAGCACCCTCTGCAACTGGATCGACATCCCCATGCTCAAGGTGGATATCGGCTTCCTGTTCGATGGTCTGTCCCGCATCATGCTGTTGTTCGTCACGGGCATCGGCACCTTGATCGCGCTCTACTCCAACGGTTACATGCACGGCGACCGCGGTTTCGCTCGCTTCTTCGCCTACATCAACCTGTTCTTGTTCAGCATGATCGTGCTCGTGCTCTCCGACAGCCTCCTGCTCACGTTCCTCGGTTGGGAAGGTGTGGGTCTCTGCTCCTACCTCCTCATCGGTTTCTGGAACCACGACGTCAACAACTGCAAGGCTGCTAACAAGGCATTCATCGTGAACCGCGTGGGCGATATCGGCTTCCTCCTGGGTATGCTGGTTCTCTGCACCATCGGTGGATCCAACATCCTCAACTACGATGCACTCAATGCTTTCATCGGCATGATCATGGGTTCTGGCAACCTTGAAATCGTCATTCCGATCCTCTCCATCGCAGGTCTCTGCTTCTTCATCGGTTGCACCGGTAAGTCCGCTCAGATTCCGCTCCTCACTTGGTTGCCCGATGCAATGGCTGGTCCGACCCCGGTTTCCGCCCTTATCCATGCTGCAACCATGGTGACCTCCGGTGTCTACCTGCTTGCTCGTCTTTCCACCATGTTCGTCCAGATTCCGTTTGTTCTGGATGTCATCACCTGGATCGGTCTCCTCACCGCCTTCTGGGCTGCTGTGGCTGGCCTCTTCCAGAACGATATTAAGAAGGTCCTTGCTTACTCCACCATCTCCCAGCTTGGCTACATGTTCATGGCTGCAGGTGTTGCCGCATTCGACGCTTCCATCTTCCATGTGTTCACCCACGCCTTCTTCAAGGCAGCTCTCTTCCTCGGTGCCGGTGCTGTGATTCACTCTCTCGCTGGCGAACAGGATATGCGCAAGATGGGTGGTCTTCTCAAGAAGACTCCGGTTACCGCATGCGTGATGATCTTTGCATTCCTCGCCATTATCGGTTTCCCGGGATTCGCTGGTTTCTGGTCCAAGGACTTGATTCTTGAACGTCTCTACATGAGTGGTCCTATGGGTCCGTTCTTCTATGCAGCCGGCCTCCTCACTGCAGTGATCACCGCCGTCTACATGGGCCGTCTCATTGTTCTCACCTTCTTCGGTTCCTACCGTGGTTCCAAGGAAAGCGAAGAACACATCCACGAAGCTCCGGCTTGCATGTTGTTCCCCATGGTGGTTCTCGCTTTCGGTGCAATCTTCGCTGGTTACTTCTGGGCCGACTCCATGGGCATCAAGTTCTTCGAAGAATCTCTCGCACCGGTCGTTGGTGCTGCCCAGCAGGTTCTCCATCATAGCGAAGCTCACATCAACCCCATGGTCTTTGCTGGCCTCGGCACTCTCGCTGCCCTTCTCGGTATGGGCATCGCCTGGGCAAAGTACGGCAAGGCTCGTATCCCGGCTGCCAAGGGTTCCTCTGCTCCTCAGGGCAAGATGGCTACCTGGACATTCTTCTGGGATTACGTTCACGGTGTTGTGATTACCGTTGTCAATGCCATCGCATGGGTGGTTGACAACTGCGTCGACAAGCTGGTTCAGTTTGCTCAGTGGTTGGTTGGTGGCGTTGCCGAAATCCTCGGCGATGGTGCCGCTTCCTTCCAGGTCCGCAAGGTTCGCCTCCAGATCGCT